The following proteins come from a genomic window of Nicotiana tomentosiformis chromosome 12, ASM39032v3, whole genome shotgun sequence:
- the LOC104099558 gene encoding uncharacterized protein codes for MAPPENDGRGKKKLEEESSNGVVGSNVADSDSDSDHDYGMYVDGRSMSRKLREEYNRQVDESEGFDINLGLPLEVSVVAPINPQWGFENIPRYTELSHMAIDDFNSQNNKRYEFVKNLTVNTSLAAGFWCRITFQARDADAAASDAVKTFQTLAWWGIDGDKEIIFCRLKKQSSGEGGERPPDSNVDVKAMQ; via the exons ATGGCACCTCCAGAGAATGATGGCCGAGGGAAAAAAAAGTTGGAAGAGGAGAGTAGTAATGGAGTAGTTGGGTCAAATGTCGCTGATTCTGATTCTGATTCTGATCACGATTATGGTATGTATGTCGACGGTCGCAGTATGTCCCGGAAACTTCGGGAGGAATATAATCGGCAGGTGGATGAGAGCGAG GGGTTTGATATCAATTTGGGTTTGCCATTGGAGGTTAGTGTGGTAGCTCCAATTAATCCACAATGGGGTTTCGAGAACATCCCAAGATATACCGAGCTGTCTCACATGGCCATTGATGATTTCAATTCACAGAAT AATAAACGGTACGAATTTGTCAAAAATTTGACTGTGAACACATCACTTGCTGCTGGGTTTTGGTGTCGTATCACCTTTCAAGCCAGGGATGCTGATGCTGCTGCTTCTGATGCTGTAAAGACCTTTCAAACATTGGCATGGTGGGGAATTGATGGAGACAAAGAAATTATATTTTGCAGGCTTAAGAAACAATCCAGTGGTGAAG GTGGTGAGCGGCCTCCGGATTCCAATGTTGATGTGAAAGCTATGCAGTGA